One window of Bos mutus isolate GX-2022 chromosome 29, NWIPB_WYAK_1.1, whole genome shotgun sequence genomic DNA carries:
- the HTATIP2 gene encoding oxidoreductase HTATIP2 isoform X3, with the protein MSRMAETEALPKLREDFRMQNKSVFILGASGETGRVLLKEILEQGLFSKVTLIGRRKLTLDEEAYKNVNQEVVDFEKLDDYASAFQGHDVGFCCLGTTRKKAGAEGFVRVDRDYVLKSAELAKSGGCKHFNLLSSKGADKSSNFLYLQVKGEVEARVEELKFDRYSIFRPGVLLCDRQESRPGEWLVRKFFGSLPESWANGHSVPVITVVRAMLNNVVRPSDKKKELLDNKAIHDLGKADDSLKP; encoded by the exons ATGTCCCG CATGGCCGAGACAGAAGCCCTGCCGAAGCTTCGGGAAGACTTCAGGATGCAGAATAAATCCGTCTTTATTCTGGGCGCCAGCGGGGAAACCGGCAGAGTGCTCTTGAAAGAAATTCTGGAACAGGGCCTGTTTTCCAAAGTCACGCTGATTGGCCGGAGGAAGCTCACGTTGGACGAGGAAGCTTATAAAAACGTG AATCAAGAAGTGGTGGACTTTGAGAAACTGGATGACTATGCTTCTGCCTTTCAAGGTCATGATGTTGGATTCTGTTGCCTGGGTACCACCAGAAAAAAAGCTGGGGCG GAGGGATTTGTCCGTGTTGATCGTGATTATGTCCTGAAGTCTGCAGAGCTGGCGAAGTCTGGAGGGTGCAAGCATTTCAACTTGCTCTCCTCTAAGGGAGCTGATAAGTCAAGCAATTTTTTATATCTGCAAGTCAAG GGGGAAGTGGAAGCTAGAGTTGAAGAGTTAAAATTTGATCGTTATTCCATATTTAGGCCTGG agTTCTCTTATGTGATAGGCAGGAATCTCGCCCAGGTGAATGGCTGGTTAGGAAGTTCTTTGGCTCCTTACCAGAATCTTGGGCCAATGGGCACTCTGTGCCAGTGATAACTGTGGTCAGAGCAATGCTGAACAACGTCGTGAGACCAAGTGACAAGAAGAAGGAACTGCTGGATAACAAGGCCATCCATGACCTGGGGAAAGCTGATGACTCTCTCAAGCCATGA
- the HTATIP2 gene encoding oxidoreductase HTATIP2 isoform X2: MSRCAALSAAAAAGVAALVAALLLLQPEDVGQGASLSMAETEALPKLREDFRMQNKSVFILGASGETGRVLLKEILEQGLFSKVTLIGRRKLTLDEEAYKNVNQEVVDFEKLDDYASAFQGHDVGFCCLGTTRKKAGAEGFVRVDRDYVLKSAELAKSGGCKHFNLLSSKGADKSSNFLYLQVKGEVEARVEELKFDRYSIFRPGVLLCDRQESRPGEWLVRKFFGSLPESWANGHSVPVITVVRAMLNNVVRPSDKKKELLDNKAIHDLGKADDSLKP, translated from the exons ATGTCCCGGTGCGCAGCGCTGAGCGCCGCGGCTGCGGCGGGGGTGGCGGCGCTAGTAGCCGCCTTGCTCCTGCTGCAGCCCGAGGACGTGGGGCAGGGGGCCAGCCTCAG CATGGCCGAGACAGAAGCCCTGCCGAAGCTTCGGGAAGACTTCAGGATGCAGAATAAATCCGTCTTTATTCTGGGCGCCAGCGGGGAAACCGGCAGAGTGCTCTTGAAAGAAATTCTGGAACAGGGCCTGTTTTCCAAAGTCACGCTGATTGGCCGGAGGAAGCTCACGTTGGACGAGGAAGCTTATAAAAACGTG AATCAAGAAGTGGTGGACTTTGAGAAACTGGATGACTATGCTTCTGCCTTTCAAGGTCATGATGTTGGATTCTGTTGCCTGGGTACCACCAGAAAAAAAGCTGGGGCG GAGGGATTTGTCCGTGTTGATCGTGATTATGTCCTGAAGTCTGCAGAGCTGGCGAAGTCTGGAGGGTGCAAGCATTTCAACTTGCTCTCCTCTAAGGGAGCTGATAAGTCAAGCAATTTTTTATATCTGCAAGTCAAG GGGGAAGTGGAAGCTAGAGTTGAAGAGTTAAAATTTGATCGTTATTCCATATTTAGGCCTGG agTTCTCTTATGTGATAGGCAGGAATCTCGCCCAGGTGAATGGCTGGTTAGGAAGTTCTTTGGCTCCTTACCAGAATCTTGGGCCAATGGGCACTCTGTGCCAGTGATAACTGTGGTCAGAGCAATGCTGAACAACGTCGTGAGACCAAGTGACAAGAAGAAGGAACTGCTGGATAACAAGGCCATCCATGACCTGGGGAAAGCTGATGACTCTCTCAAGCCATGA
- the HTATIP2 gene encoding oxidoreductase HTATIP2 isoform X1 produces the protein MAETEALPKLREDFRMQNKSVFILGASGETGRVLLKEILEQGLFSKVTLIGRRKLTLDEEAYKNVNQEVVDFEKLDDYASAFQGHDVGFCCLGTTRKKAGAEGFVRVDRDYVLKSAELAKSGGCKHFNLLSSKGADKSSNFLYLQVKGEVEARVEELKFDRYSIFRPGVLLCDRQESRPGEWLVRKFFGSLPESWANGHSVPVITVVRAMLNNVVRPSDKKKELLDNKAIHDLGKADDSLKP, from the exons ATGGCCGAGACAGAAGCCCTGCCGAAGCTTCGGGAAGACTTCAGGATGCAGAATAAATCCGTCTTTATTCTGGGCGCCAGCGGGGAAACCGGCAGAGTGCTCTTGAAAGAAATTCTGGAACAGGGCCTGTTTTCCAAAGTCACGCTGATTGGCCGGAGGAAGCTCACGTTGGACGAGGAAGCTTATAAAAACGTG AATCAAGAAGTGGTGGACTTTGAGAAACTGGATGACTATGCTTCTGCCTTTCAAGGTCATGATGTTGGATTCTGTTGCCTGGGTACCACCAGAAAAAAAGCTGGGGCG GAGGGATTTGTCCGTGTTGATCGTGATTATGTCCTGAAGTCTGCAGAGCTGGCGAAGTCTGGAGGGTGCAAGCATTTCAACTTGCTCTCCTCTAAGGGAGCTGATAAGTCAAGCAATTTTTTATATCTGCAAGTCAAG GGGGAAGTGGAAGCTAGAGTTGAAGAGTTAAAATTTGATCGTTATTCCATATTTAGGCCTGG agTTCTCTTATGTGATAGGCAGGAATCTCGCCCAGGTGAATGGCTGGTTAGGAAGTTCTTTGGCTCCTTACCAGAATCTTGGGCCAATGGGCACTCTGTGCCAGTGATAACTGTGGTCAGAGCAATGCTGAACAACGTCGTGAGACCAAGTGACAAGAAGAAGGAACTGCTGGATAACAAGGCCATCCATGACCTGGGGAAAGCTGATGACTCTCTCAAGCCATGA
- the LOC102283462 gene encoding E3 ubiquitin-protein ligase RNF113A — translation MAEQLSPGKTTDQVCTFLFRKPGRKGGAGRRKRRICDQESGGGGGGGSSSSSSSSGDEGNRVVRPEKKRAIHTPMIQKTWGGGKQKGASGNRSSEEEVEEPESLGVVYKSTRSAKPVGPEDMGATAVYELDTEKERDAQAIFERSRKIREELRGKEDDKIYRGMNNYQKYMRPKDASAGSDSSGMARKGPIRAPEHLRATVRWDYQPDICKDYKETGFCGFGDSCKFLHDRSDYKHGWQIQRELDEGRYGVDEDENYEVARDEEELPFKCFICRQTFQNPVVTKCRHYFCEGCALQHFRTTSRCYICDQQTNGVFNPAKELIAKLEKRRAAEEGGASNFPEDPDKGPIPIT, via the coding sequence ATGGCAGAGCAGCTTTCCCCGGGAAAGACGACGGACCAGGTGTGCACCTTTCTTTTTAGAAAGCCTGGACGAAAGGGGGGTGCAGGCCGCAGAAAACGCCGGATCTGCGACCAAGAGTCCGgaggcggaggcggcggcggcagcagcagcagcagcagcagcagcggtgacGAAGGCAACAGGGTGGTTCGTCCTGAAAAGAAGCGGGCGATCCACACTCCGATGATCCAGAAGACCTGGGGCGGTGGTAAACAGAAAGGGGCTTCCGGGAACCGGAGTAGCGAGGAGGAAGTAGAGGAGCCCGAGAGTCTCGGCGTGGTCTATAAGTCCACTCGCTCGGCGAAACCCGTGGGGCCGGAGGACATGGGGGCGACCGCTGTGTACGAGCTAGACACGGAGAAGGAGCGTGACGCACAAGCCATCTTTGAGCGCAGCCGGAAGATCCGGGAGGAGTTGAGAGGCAAGGAAGATGATAAGATCTACCGGGGAATGAATAATTATCAGAAATACATGAGGCCCAAAGACGCGTCTGCGGGTAGTGATTCCTCAGGAATGGCGAGGAAGGGCCCCATTCGAGCTCCCGAGCATCTGCGTGCCACCGTGCGCTGGGATTACCAGCCCGACATTTGTAAGGACTACAAAGAGACCGGCTTTTGCGGCTTCGGAGACAGTTGCAAATTCCTCCATGACCGCTCAGATTACAAGCACGGGTGGCAGATCCAACGCGAGCTCGACGAAGGTCGCTATGGCGTCGACGAGGATGAAAACTATGAAGTGGCAAGGGATGAGGAGGAACTACCATTCAAGTGTTTCATCTGTCGCCAGACCTTCCAAAACCCTGTGGTCACCAAATGCAGGCATTATTTCTGCGAGGGCTGTGCGCTTCAGCATTTCCGCACCACCTCGCGCTGCTACATCTGTGACCAGCAGACCAACGGAGTCTTCAATCCAGCGAAAGAATTGATCGCCAAACTGGAGAAGCGTCGAGCTGCAGAAGAGGGTGGTGCTTCTAATTTCCCAGAAGACCCCGATAAGGGTCCAATTCCCATTACTTAA